Proteins encoded together in one Prunus dulcis chromosome 3, ALMONDv2, whole genome shotgun sequence window:
- the LOC117621378 gene encoding DExH-box ATP-dependent RNA helicase DExH6-like isoform X1, with protein sequence MAKKNRGGQQQNSKVPESMRNRIAQLLSRFNSADDEVYTFEAGLSNLDRAEVHQQCRKMGMKSKSKGSGKKRVVSVYKPKKKAAAVDGIPKLTHLTFSEGTKEVLRDLFMCYPPGDEVEGREMYGTNSNENVKAKRKKDSMFCKPLMTKAEIAKKVQSLASRIKNSDKLRKITKEKSKLPITSYRDVITSAVESHQVILISGETGCGKTTQVPQFILDHMWGKGEACKIVCTQPRRISAASVAERISKERGENVGEDIGYKIRLESQGGRHSSIVLCTNGILLRLLVSRGTGRSKAGDSNKETKQDVNDITHIIVDEIHERDHHSDLMLAIIRDMLSSHPHLHLILMSATVDAERFSHYFGGCPIIRVPGFTYPVKTFYLEDVLSILKSVENNHLNTAVGLQNEDPDLTQELKLVLDEAINLAWSNDEFDPLLEFTSSERTRKVFNYQHSLTGLTPLMVFAGKGRTGDVCMLLSFGADCQLQANDGATALELAEREEQRETAEILKEHIENALSNSMKEQLLIDRYLQYFNPENVDFVLIEQLLRKICSDSKDGAILVFLPGWDDIKKTQERLLTNPYFRNTSKVLIISLHSMVPSADQNMVFKRPPPGCRKIVLSTNMAETAITIDDVVYVIDSGRMKEKNYDPYKNVSSLQSSWVSKASAKQRRGRAGRCQPGICYHLYSKVRAASLPDFQVPEIRRMPIEGLCLQVKLLDPDCNIEDFLIKTLDPPLSETIRNAVAVLQDIGALSLDEKLTVLGEKLGSLPVHPLTSKMLFFSILMNCLDPALTLACATDFKDPFSLPVLPDDKKRAAAAKYELASLYGGHSDQLAVIAAFDIWKTAKQRGQEKLFCSQYFVSSSTMHMLSRMRKQLQTELIRHGFIPEDVSRCSLNARNPGILRAVLVAGLYPMVGRLLPARKKMKRSVVETPNGVKVCLNNHSMNYKLGFKVTSDDRPLIMFDEITRGDSGVMNIRNCTVIGPLPLLFLSTEISVAPSNNDDDDGYIDEGSDMDDNEDESDEDAMEIDGKSGGQHKEKIMSSPDNSVTVIVDRWLQFGSKALDVAQIYCLRERLSAAILFKVTHPRKVLPPGLGASVYAIACALSYDGLSGISFPKESEESPTLVENETVTDDSVLPLQDCYLHKSIMCDILRDDAHVSNDTNEMHCYFLRSCTPAVNVAAKSSLSHSTAANGAVRFYVIGNGAAKLSDPSSQSVQPPLDSAPITAHQKPPSQGPNLVGNGASTDASDGPRGESPVKRKKRRNKGREQSS encoded by the exons ATGGCGAAGAAGAACAGAGGCGGCCAACAACAAAACAGTAAAGTTCCAGAAAGCATGAGGAACCGAATAGCTCAATTACTCTCCCGCTTCAATTCCGCTGATGACGAAG TTTACACATTTGAGGCCGGTCTCTCGAACCTTGACCGTGCTGAAGTGCATCAACAATGCAGGAAAATGGGTATGAAATCCAAGAGTAAAGG GAGTGGGAAAAAACGTGTTGTGTCTGTTTATAAACCTAAAAAGAAGGCTGCAGCCGTTGATGGTATTCCAAAGCTCACTCATCTGACATTTTCCGAAGGCACAAAAGAAGTATTGAGGGACTTGTTCATGTGTTACCCACCCGGTGATGAAGTGGAGGGCAGAGAAATGTATGGGACAAATAGTAATGAGAATGTGAAAGCCAAGCGGAAGAAAGACAGTATGTTTTGCAAGCCTTTGATGACCAAGGCAGAAATTGCAAAGAAAGTGCAATCACTTGCTTCTAGAATAAAGAATTCCGATAAATTGAGAAAG ATCACCAAAGAGAAGTCTAAGCTTCCAATTACATCCTACAGGGATGTCATTACATCAGCAGTTGAATCTCATCAG GTAATTCTTATATCTGGTGAGACTGGGTGCGGAAAGACCACACAG GTCCCACAGTTTATTTTGGACCATATGTGGGGTAAGGGGGAGGCATGTAAAATAGTGTGCACTCAACCTCGACGTATCTCAGCTGCATCAG TTGCCGAAAGAATCTCTAAGGAAAGAGGAGAAAATGTTGGAGAGGATATTGGATACAAG ATACGGTTGGAAAGTCAAGGTGGCAGGCACTCATCAATTGTGCTCTGCACAAATGGGATTCTGTTGAGGTTGTTAGTGTCCAGAGGCACTGGTAGATCAAAAGCAGGTGACTCAAACAAAGAAACCAAGCAAGATGTCAATGACATAACTCACATTATTGTG GATGAAATTCATGAAAGGGATCACCACTCAGATCTTATGCTGGCAATTATAAG AGACATGCTTTCTTCACACCCTCATCTACATCTG ATACTGATGAGTGCAACTGTTGATGCTGAACGGTTTTCACATTATTTCGGTGGATGCCCAATTATCCGTGTTCCTGGTTTCACTTATCCT GTCAAAACTTTCTATTTGGAGGATGTACTTTCTATCCTGAAATCCGTAGAAAATAATCACCTTAATACTGCAGTAGGTTTACAGAATGAAGATCCTGACTTAACACAGGAATTGAAGCTTGTTCTAGATGAAGCTATTAATCTGGCTTGGTCTAATGATGAGTTTGATCCCCTTCTAGAGTTTACTTCTTCTGAAAGAACTCGCAAAGTCTTTAATTACCAGCATTCTTTAACCGGACTTACGCCGTTAATGGTGTTTGCTGGAAAGGGTAGAACAGGAGATGTTTGCATGCTGCTATCTTTTGGTGCGGACTGCCAATTACAGGCCAATGATGGAGCAACTGCATTGGAGTTGGCTGAACGGGAAGAGCAGCGAGAAACTGCTGAGATATTGAAAGAGCATATTGAAAATGCTCTTTCTAACTCTATGAAAGAACAACTGTTAATTGATAGATATCTCCAATATTTTAATCCTGAAAATGttgattttgttcttattGAGCAATTATTAAGGAAAATTTGTAGTGATTCAAAAGATGGAGCCATCCTTGTGTTCCTTCCAGGGTGGgatgatataaaaaaaacccaggaGAGATTACTCACGAACCCATATTTCAGAAATACTTCTAAGGTTTTGATAATATCTCTACATTCGATGGTTCCATCTGCTGACCAAAACATGGTCTTCAAACGCCCCCCTCCTGGTTGCCGTAAAATTGTTCTTTCAACTAATATGGCTGAAACTGCCATCACCATTGATGATGTCGTTTATGTTATTGATAGTGGCCggatgaaagaaaaaaattatgatccTTACAAAAATGTATCAAGTCTTCAATCTTCCTGGGTGTCAAAAGCGAGTGCCAAGCAACGACGGGGCCGTGCTGGTCGTTGTCAGCCTGGAATCTGTTATCATCTTTATTCTAAAGTTCGAGCAGCTTCATTGCCAGATTTTCAGGTGCCTGAGATTAGGAGAATGCCAATTGAAGGGCTTTGCCTGCAG GTGAAGTTACTTGATCCAGATTGCAATATAGAAGATTTCTTGATTAAGACATTGGATCCTCCACTTTCCGAGACCATACGCAATGCAGTTGCTGTTCTTCAAGATATTGGGGCTTTGTCACTTGATGAGAAACTTACAGTACTTGGGGAGAAGCTAGGTTCTCTACCTGTTCATCCATTGACGAGCAagatgcttttcttttctatacTGATGAACTGTCTTGACCCAGCTTTGACTCTGGCATGTGCTACTGACTTCAAGGATCCATTTTCCCTGCCTGTGTTACCTGATGATAAGAAGAGAGCCGCTGCTGCTAAATATGAACTTGCTTCATTGTATGGTGGGCATAGTGATCAGCTAGCAGTCATAGCAGCATTTGACATATGGAAGACTGCTAAACAACGAGGTCAAGAGAAACTGTTCTGTTCTCAATACTTTGTGTCTTCAAGTACGATGCATATGCTATCTCGTATGCGCAAGCAGCTCCAGACAGAGCTAATTCGGCATGGTTTTATTCCTGAGGATGTATCAAGATGTAGCTTGAATGCACGTAACCCAGGAATACTCCGTGCTGTTCTCGTGGCCGGTTTATATCCAATGGTGGGGAGATTGCTTCCTGCTCGCAAGAAGATGAAACGATCTGTTGTAGAAACTCCTAATGGGGTTAAAGTTTGTTTAAACAACCACTCTATGAATTATAAGTTAGGTTTCAAGGTTACCAGTGATGATCGTCCATTGATTATGTTTGATGAGATAACCCGTGGGGATTCGGGTGTGATGAACATACGGAACTGTACTGTTATCGGGCCACTTCCGTTACTATTTCTTTCGACAGAAATTTCTGTTGCTCCATCAaacaatgatgatgatgatggttaCATTGATGAGGGGAGTGATATGGATGACAATGAGGATGAAAGTGATGAAGATGCAATGGAGATAGATGGTAAGTCAGGTGGACAACACAAGGAGAAAATTATGTCATCTCCTGATAATTCAGTCACAGTTATAGTGGATCGGTGGCTTCAATTTGGGTCAAAAGCTCTGGACGTTGCTCAGATCTACTGCTTGAGAGAACGTTTATCTGCAGCAATCTTATTCAAA GTTACACATCCAAGGAAAGTTTTGCCTCCTGGTCTTGGGGCCTCAGTTTATGCTATAGCCTGTGCTCTATCGTATGATGGTCTCTCTGGGATCTCATTTCCAAAGGAATCCGAGGAGTCTCCAACTTTGGTGGAAAATGAAACTGTGACTGACGACTCTGTTTTGCCCCTTCAAGATTGCTACTTACACAAATCGATTATGTGCGATATTTTAAGGGATGATGCACATGTAAGCAATGACACAAATGAAATGCACTGTTACTTCCTCAGATCATGTACTCCTGCCGTCAATGTAGCAGCCAAGTCGAGTTTAAGTCACAGTACTGCTGCTAATGGAGCAGTACGGTTTTATGTGATAGGAAATGGGGCAGCAAAGTTGAGTGACCCATCAAGTCAGAGTGTTCAACCACCGCTTGATTCTGCTCCCATCACCGCTCACCAGAAGCCTCCATCACAAGGTCCAAATTTAGTTGGCAACGGTGCAAGCACTGATGCATCAGATGGTCCAAGGGGAGAGTCGCCAGTGAAGAGGAAGAAGCGTAGGAATAAGGGTAGAGAACAATCATCTTGA
- the LOC117621378 gene encoding DExH-box ATP-dependent RNA helicase DExH6-like isoform X2, translating into MAKKNRGGQQQNSKVPESMRNRIAQLLSRFNSADDEVYTFEAGLSNLDRAEVHQQCRKMGMKSKSKGSGKKRVVSVYKPKKKAAAVDGIPKLTHLTFSEGTKEVLRDLFMCYPPGDEVEGREMYGTNSNENVKAKRKKDSMFCKPLMTKAEIAKKVQSLASRIKNSDKLRKITKEKSKLPITSYRDVITSAVESHQVILISGETGCGKTTQVPQFILDHMWGKGEACKIVCTQPRRISAASVAERISKERGENVGEDIGYKIRLESQGGRHSSIVLCTNGILLRLLVSRGTGRSKAGDSNKETKQDVNDITHIIVDEIHERDHHSDLMLAIIRDMLSSHPHLHLILMSATVDAERFSHYFGGCPIIRVPGFTYPVKTFYLEDVLSILKSVENNHLNTAVGLQNEDPDLTQELKLVLDEAINLAWSNDEFDPLLEFTSSERTRKVFNYQHSLTGLTPLMVFAGKGRTGDVCMLLSFGADCQLQANDGATALELAEREEQRETAEILKEHIENALSNSMKEQLLIDRYLQYFNPENVDFVLIEQLLRKICSDSKDGAILVFLPGWDDIKKTQERLLTNPYFRNTSKVLIISLHSMVPSADQNMVFKRPPPGCRKIVLSTNMAETAITIDDVVYVIDSGRMKEKNYDPYKNVSSLQSSWVSKASAKQRRGRAGRCQPGICYHLYSKVRAASLPDFQVPEIRRMPIEGLCLQVKLLDPDCNIEDFLIKTLDPPLSETIRNAVAVLQDIGALSLDEKLTVLGEKLGSLPVHPLTSKMLFFSILMNCLDPALTLACATDFKDPFSLPVLPDDKKRAAAAKYELASLYGGHSDQLAVIAAFDIWKTAKQRGQEKLFCSQYFVSSSTMHMLSRMRKQLQTELIRHGFIPEDVSRCSLNARNPGILRAVLVAGLYPMVGRLLPARKKMKRSVVETPNGVKVCLNNHSMNYKLGFKVTSDDRPLIMFDEITRGDSGVMNIRNCTVIGPLPLLFLSTEISVAPSNNDDDDGYIDEGSDMDDNEDESDEDAMEIDGKSGGQHKEKIMSSPDNSVTVIVDRWLQFGSKALDVAQIYCLRERLSAAILFKVTHPRKVLPPGLGASVYAIACALSYDGLSGISFPKESEESPTLVENETVTDDSVLPLQDCYLHKSIMCDILRDDAHVSNDTNEMHCYFLRSCTPAVNVAAKSSLSHSTAANGAVRFYVIGNGAAKLSDPSSQSVQPPLDSAPITAHQKPPSQGPNLVGNGASTDASDGPRGESPVKRKKRRNKTAILL; encoded by the exons ATGGCGAAGAAGAACAGAGGCGGCCAACAACAAAACAGTAAAGTTCCAGAAAGCATGAGGAACCGAATAGCTCAATTACTCTCCCGCTTCAATTCCGCTGATGACGAAG TTTACACATTTGAGGCCGGTCTCTCGAACCTTGACCGTGCTGAAGTGCATCAACAATGCAGGAAAATGGGTATGAAATCCAAGAGTAAAGG GAGTGGGAAAAAACGTGTTGTGTCTGTTTATAAACCTAAAAAGAAGGCTGCAGCCGTTGATGGTATTCCAAAGCTCACTCATCTGACATTTTCCGAAGGCACAAAAGAAGTATTGAGGGACTTGTTCATGTGTTACCCACCCGGTGATGAAGTGGAGGGCAGAGAAATGTATGGGACAAATAGTAATGAGAATGTGAAAGCCAAGCGGAAGAAAGACAGTATGTTTTGCAAGCCTTTGATGACCAAGGCAGAAATTGCAAAGAAAGTGCAATCACTTGCTTCTAGAATAAAGAATTCCGATAAATTGAGAAAG ATCACCAAAGAGAAGTCTAAGCTTCCAATTACATCCTACAGGGATGTCATTACATCAGCAGTTGAATCTCATCAG GTAATTCTTATATCTGGTGAGACTGGGTGCGGAAAGACCACACAG GTCCCACAGTTTATTTTGGACCATATGTGGGGTAAGGGGGAGGCATGTAAAATAGTGTGCACTCAACCTCGACGTATCTCAGCTGCATCAG TTGCCGAAAGAATCTCTAAGGAAAGAGGAGAAAATGTTGGAGAGGATATTGGATACAAG ATACGGTTGGAAAGTCAAGGTGGCAGGCACTCATCAATTGTGCTCTGCACAAATGGGATTCTGTTGAGGTTGTTAGTGTCCAGAGGCACTGGTAGATCAAAAGCAGGTGACTCAAACAAAGAAACCAAGCAAGATGTCAATGACATAACTCACATTATTGTG GATGAAATTCATGAAAGGGATCACCACTCAGATCTTATGCTGGCAATTATAAG AGACATGCTTTCTTCACACCCTCATCTACATCTG ATACTGATGAGTGCAACTGTTGATGCTGAACGGTTTTCACATTATTTCGGTGGATGCCCAATTATCCGTGTTCCTGGTTTCACTTATCCT GTCAAAACTTTCTATTTGGAGGATGTACTTTCTATCCTGAAATCCGTAGAAAATAATCACCTTAATACTGCAGTAGGTTTACAGAATGAAGATCCTGACTTAACACAGGAATTGAAGCTTGTTCTAGATGAAGCTATTAATCTGGCTTGGTCTAATGATGAGTTTGATCCCCTTCTAGAGTTTACTTCTTCTGAAAGAACTCGCAAAGTCTTTAATTACCAGCATTCTTTAACCGGACTTACGCCGTTAATGGTGTTTGCTGGAAAGGGTAGAACAGGAGATGTTTGCATGCTGCTATCTTTTGGTGCGGACTGCCAATTACAGGCCAATGATGGAGCAACTGCATTGGAGTTGGCTGAACGGGAAGAGCAGCGAGAAACTGCTGAGATATTGAAAGAGCATATTGAAAATGCTCTTTCTAACTCTATGAAAGAACAACTGTTAATTGATAGATATCTCCAATATTTTAATCCTGAAAATGttgattttgttcttattGAGCAATTATTAAGGAAAATTTGTAGTGATTCAAAAGATGGAGCCATCCTTGTGTTCCTTCCAGGGTGGgatgatataaaaaaaacccaggaGAGATTACTCACGAACCCATATTTCAGAAATACTTCTAAGGTTTTGATAATATCTCTACATTCGATGGTTCCATCTGCTGACCAAAACATGGTCTTCAAACGCCCCCCTCCTGGTTGCCGTAAAATTGTTCTTTCAACTAATATGGCTGAAACTGCCATCACCATTGATGATGTCGTTTATGTTATTGATAGTGGCCggatgaaagaaaaaaattatgatccTTACAAAAATGTATCAAGTCTTCAATCTTCCTGGGTGTCAAAAGCGAGTGCCAAGCAACGACGGGGCCGTGCTGGTCGTTGTCAGCCTGGAATCTGTTATCATCTTTATTCTAAAGTTCGAGCAGCTTCATTGCCAGATTTTCAGGTGCCTGAGATTAGGAGAATGCCAATTGAAGGGCTTTGCCTGCAG GTGAAGTTACTTGATCCAGATTGCAATATAGAAGATTTCTTGATTAAGACATTGGATCCTCCACTTTCCGAGACCATACGCAATGCAGTTGCTGTTCTTCAAGATATTGGGGCTTTGTCACTTGATGAGAAACTTACAGTACTTGGGGAGAAGCTAGGTTCTCTACCTGTTCATCCATTGACGAGCAagatgcttttcttttctatacTGATGAACTGTCTTGACCCAGCTTTGACTCTGGCATGTGCTACTGACTTCAAGGATCCATTTTCCCTGCCTGTGTTACCTGATGATAAGAAGAGAGCCGCTGCTGCTAAATATGAACTTGCTTCATTGTATGGTGGGCATAGTGATCAGCTAGCAGTCATAGCAGCATTTGACATATGGAAGACTGCTAAACAACGAGGTCAAGAGAAACTGTTCTGTTCTCAATACTTTGTGTCTTCAAGTACGATGCATATGCTATCTCGTATGCGCAAGCAGCTCCAGACAGAGCTAATTCGGCATGGTTTTATTCCTGAGGATGTATCAAGATGTAGCTTGAATGCACGTAACCCAGGAATACTCCGTGCTGTTCTCGTGGCCGGTTTATATCCAATGGTGGGGAGATTGCTTCCTGCTCGCAAGAAGATGAAACGATCTGTTGTAGAAACTCCTAATGGGGTTAAAGTTTGTTTAAACAACCACTCTATGAATTATAAGTTAGGTTTCAAGGTTACCAGTGATGATCGTCCATTGATTATGTTTGATGAGATAACCCGTGGGGATTCGGGTGTGATGAACATACGGAACTGTACTGTTATCGGGCCACTTCCGTTACTATTTCTTTCGACAGAAATTTCTGTTGCTCCATCAaacaatgatgatgatgatggttaCATTGATGAGGGGAGTGATATGGATGACAATGAGGATGAAAGTGATGAAGATGCAATGGAGATAGATGGTAAGTCAGGTGGACAACACAAGGAGAAAATTATGTCATCTCCTGATAATTCAGTCACAGTTATAGTGGATCGGTGGCTTCAATTTGGGTCAAAAGCTCTGGACGTTGCTCAGATCTACTGCTTGAGAGAACGTTTATCTGCAGCAATCTTATTCAAA GTTACACATCCAAGGAAAGTTTTGCCTCCTGGTCTTGGGGCCTCAGTTTATGCTATAGCCTGTGCTCTATCGTATGATGGTCTCTCTGGGATCTCATTTCCAAAGGAATCCGAGGAGTCTCCAACTTTGGTGGAAAATGAAACTGTGACTGACGACTCTGTTTTGCCCCTTCAAGATTGCTACTTACACAAATCGATTATGTGCGATATTTTAAGGGATGATGCACATGTAAGCAATGACACAAATGAAATGCACTGTTACTTCCTCAGATCATGTACTCCTGCCGTCAATGTAGCAGCCAAGTCGAGTTTAAGTCACAGTACTGCTGCTAATGGAGCAGTACGGTTTTATGTGATAGGAAATGGGGCAGCAAAGTTGAGTGACCCATCAAGTCAGAGTGTTCAACCACCGCTTGATTCTGCTCCCATCACCGCTCACCAGAAGCCTCCATCACAAGGTCCAAATTTAGTTGGCAACGGTGCAAGCACTGATGCATCAGATGGTCCAAGGGGAGAGTCGCCAGTGAAGAGGAAGAAGCGTAGGAATAAG ACTGCAATCCTCCTATGA
- the LOC117621378 gene encoding DExH-box ATP-dependent RNA helicase DExH6-like isoform X3, with translation MSATVDAERFSHYFGGCPIIRVPGFTYPVKTFYLEDVLSILKSVENNHLNTAVGLQNEDPDLTQELKLVLDEAINLAWSNDEFDPLLEFTSSERTRKVFNYQHSLTGLTPLMVFAGKGRTGDVCMLLSFGADCQLQANDGATALELAEREEQRETAEILKEHIENALSNSMKEQLLIDRYLQYFNPENVDFVLIEQLLRKICSDSKDGAILVFLPGWDDIKKTQERLLTNPYFRNTSKVLIISLHSMVPSADQNMVFKRPPPGCRKIVLSTNMAETAITIDDVVYVIDSGRMKEKNYDPYKNVSSLQSSWVSKASAKQRRGRAGRCQPGICYHLYSKVRAASLPDFQVPEIRRMPIEGLCLQVKLLDPDCNIEDFLIKTLDPPLSETIRNAVAVLQDIGALSLDEKLTVLGEKLGSLPVHPLTSKMLFFSILMNCLDPALTLACATDFKDPFSLPVLPDDKKRAAAAKYELASLYGGHSDQLAVIAAFDIWKTAKQRGQEKLFCSQYFVSSSTMHMLSRMRKQLQTELIRHGFIPEDVSRCSLNARNPGILRAVLVAGLYPMVGRLLPARKKMKRSVVETPNGVKVCLNNHSMNYKLGFKVTSDDRPLIMFDEITRGDSGVMNIRNCTVIGPLPLLFLSTEISVAPSNNDDDDGYIDEGSDMDDNEDESDEDAMEIDGKSGGQHKEKIMSSPDNSVTVIVDRWLQFGSKALDVAQIYCLRERLSAAILFKVTHPRKVLPPGLGASVYAIACALSYDGLSGISFPKESEESPTLVENETVTDDSVLPLQDCYLHKSIMCDILRDDAHVSNDTNEMHCYFLRSCTPAVNVAAKSSLSHSTAANGAVRFYVIGNGAAKLSDPSSQSVQPPLDSAPITAHQKPPSQGPNLVGNGASTDASDGPRGESPVKRKKRRNKGREQSS, from the exons ATGAGTGCAACTGTTGATGCTGAACGGTTTTCACATTATTTCGGTGGATGCCCAATTATCCGTGTTCCTGGTTTCACTTATCCT GTCAAAACTTTCTATTTGGAGGATGTACTTTCTATCCTGAAATCCGTAGAAAATAATCACCTTAATACTGCAGTAGGTTTACAGAATGAAGATCCTGACTTAACACAGGAATTGAAGCTTGTTCTAGATGAAGCTATTAATCTGGCTTGGTCTAATGATGAGTTTGATCCCCTTCTAGAGTTTACTTCTTCTGAAAGAACTCGCAAAGTCTTTAATTACCAGCATTCTTTAACCGGACTTACGCCGTTAATGGTGTTTGCTGGAAAGGGTAGAACAGGAGATGTTTGCATGCTGCTATCTTTTGGTGCGGACTGCCAATTACAGGCCAATGATGGAGCAACTGCATTGGAGTTGGCTGAACGGGAAGAGCAGCGAGAAACTGCTGAGATATTGAAAGAGCATATTGAAAATGCTCTTTCTAACTCTATGAAAGAACAACTGTTAATTGATAGATATCTCCAATATTTTAATCCTGAAAATGttgattttgttcttattGAGCAATTATTAAGGAAAATTTGTAGTGATTCAAAAGATGGAGCCATCCTTGTGTTCCTTCCAGGGTGGgatgatataaaaaaaacccaggaGAGATTACTCACGAACCCATATTTCAGAAATACTTCTAAGGTTTTGATAATATCTCTACATTCGATGGTTCCATCTGCTGACCAAAACATGGTCTTCAAACGCCCCCCTCCTGGTTGCCGTAAAATTGTTCTTTCAACTAATATGGCTGAAACTGCCATCACCATTGATGATGTCGTTTATGTTATTGATAGTGGCCggatgaaagaaaaaaattatgatccTTACAAAAATGTATCAAGTCTTCAATCTTCCTGGGTGTCAAAAGCGAGTGCCAAGCAACGACGGGGCCGTGCTGGTCGTTGTCAGCCTGGAATCTGTTATCATCTTTATTCTAAAGTTCGAGCAGCTTCATTGCCAGATTTTCAGGTGCCTGAGATTAGGAGAATGCCAATTGAAGGGCTTTGCCTGCAG GTGAAGTTACTTGATCCAGATTGCAATATAGAAGATTTCTTGATTAAGACATTGGATCCTCCACTTTCCGAGACCATACGCAATGCAGTTGCTGTTCTTCAAGATATTGGGGCTTTGTCACTTGATGAGAAACTTACAGTACTTGGGGAGAAGCTAGGTTCTCTACCTGTTCATCCATTGACGAGCAagatgcttttcttttctatacTGATGAACTGTCTTGACCCAGCTTTGACTCTGGCATGTGCTACTGACTTCAAGGATCCATTTTCCCTGCCTGTGTTACCTGATGATAAGAAGAGAGCCGCTGCTGCTAAATATGAACTTGCTTCATTGTATGGTGGGCATAGTGATCAGCTAGCAGTCATAGCAGCATTTGACATATGGAAGACTGCTAAACAACGAGGTCAAGAGAAACTGTTCTGTTCTCAATACTTTGTGTCTTCAAGTACGATGCATATGCTATCTCGTATGCGCAAGCAGCTCCAGACAGAGCTAATTCGGCATGGTTTTATTCCTGAGGATGTATCAAGATGTAGCTTGAATGCACGTAACCCAGGAATACTCCGTGCTGTTCTCGTGGCCGGTTTATATCCAATGGTGGGGAGATTGCTTCCTGCTCGCAAGAAGATGAAACGATCTGTTGTAGAAACTCCTAATGGGGTTAAAGTTTGTTTAAACAACCACTCTATGAATTATAAGTTAGGTTTCAAGGTTACCAGTGATGATCGTCCATTGATTATGTTTGATGAGATAACCCGTGGGGATTCGGGTGTGATGAACATACGGAACTGTACTGTTATCGGGCCACTTCCGTTACTATTTCTTTCGACAGAAATTTCTGTTGCTCCATCAaacaatgatgatgatgatggttaCATTGATGAGGGGAGTGATATGGATGACAATGAGGATGAAAGTGATGAAGATGCAATGGAGATAGATGGTAAGTCAGGTGGACAACACAAGGAGAAAATTATGTCATCTCCTGATAATTCAGTCACAGTTATAGTGGATCGGTGGCTTCAATTTGGGTCAAAAGCTCTGGACGTTGCTCAGATCTACTGCTTGAGAGAACGTTTATCTGCAGCAATCTTATTCAAA GTTACACATCCAAGGAAAGTTTTGCCTCCTGGTCTTGGGGCCTCAGTTTATGCTATAGCCTGTGCTCTATCGTATGATGGTCTCTCTGGGATCTCATTTCCAAAGGAATCCGAGGAGTCTCCAACTTTGGTGGAAAATGAAACTGTGACTGACGACTCTGTTTTGCCCCTTCAAGATTGCTACTTACACAAATCGATTATGTGCGATATTTTAAGGGATGATGCACATGTAAGCAATGACACAAATGAAATGCACTGTTACTTCCTCAGATCATGTACTCCTGCCGTCAATGTAGCAGCCAAGTCGAGTTTAAGTCACAGTACTGCTGCTAATGGAGCAGTACGGTTTTATGTGATAGGAAATGGGGCAGCAAAGTTGAGTGACCCATCAAGTCAGAGTGTTCAACCACCGCTTGATTCTGCTCCCATCACCGCTCACCAGAAGCCTCCATCACAAGGTCCAAATTTAGTTGGCAACGGTGCAAGCACTGATGCATCAGATGGTCCAAGGGGAGAGTCGCCAGTGAAGAGGAAGAAGCGTAGGAATAAGGGTAGAGAACAATCATCTTGA